From the Hordeum vulgare subsp. vulgare chromosome 1H, MorexV3_pseudomolecules_assembly, whole genome shotgun sequence genome, the window ATGAGACGAACGGCTTTGGTGGCATCTGCAGGCTCTGCAGCCTCCCTGTTAGCATGTTAACAACCTTCGTCATCGACGGCCGGTTTCTCGGGTTCCACTGGATGCACCACAGTGCCACCATCGCCAGCTGCCTcaccttctctttctcttcttgagTCGCTTCCAGAGTAAGCGCCAACTCCTCCCCATTGATCACTTTCTCGTAGATCCACTCCGGGAGGTAAACATCGTTCCGACTCTCAGTACTTGGATCTGAGTTCCTCCTTCCGCTCACCATCTCTAGCACCAGCATGCCGAAACTGAACACGTCTGACTTGTACGATACTCCCCCAAAGTTCCGGGAGTATACCTCTGGTGCAATGTAACCCATTGTGCCTCTTGCTGCAGTTAATGTGACGATGCTTTGGTCCCTTCTGCACAGCTTTGCAAGGCCAAagtctgagatctttggattgaaGTTGTAGTCGAGCAGGATATTGTGAGGCTTGATGTCAAAGTGGAGGATGCGCTGGTTGCACCCTTGATGTAGGTActccattcctctggcgatgCCTAAAGCAATATCCAGCAGCTTGTCTGGTACCAGAAGGTTCTGAAAAATGTTAGGGTCATCAGAGAATATGTATTTCTCCAGTGACTCTTTAGGCATGAATTCGTAAATAAGAGCCCGTCTCATTCCTTCAGAGCAGAATCCCAGGAGGCGGACAATATTGGCATGGTGGATTAGTCCGATGGTTGCAACTTCGTTGATGAATACTTCTCCCTCTCCTGTAGAGTTCTCTAGCATCTTGACTGCCACAGGCACTCCATTTGGTAGCTTGCCTTTGTAGACACTTCCAAATCCTCCCTGCCCTACTTTTTCCTTAAACCGTCTTGCCATCTTCTTAACTTGAGAGAAAGTGTACCTCGTGGGTTTCGATGTTCCATATGTCTTGAGAAACATTTCGACCTTCAAATGTATCTCCGCGTTATATCTTGTCTTGAGTGAAAGATAAAGCACAGTGGCCACCGTTAACAAAAGAACAACAAATGCGGCCACCGATGACGTAGCTGAATAAACAAACAATATGACATCAGCATATTGCATTGGGAATTAAAAGCCATTACTTAGTTTTATGTGGATAATCGGATAAGAGGACGTCAAGATTCAGAGTAGCCAACAATAGGGATTTGCATAATATGGATTTTGTAATTGAAATGACTGCAGTCAGAGTAGTACCTGCGATGACTTTGACATGGGAACCTGCAAATACCAAAAAAGAGGATGAGACTCCGACCATGGTTTAGTAAACATAAATGAATTATACTTGTCGATTTTT encodes:
- the LOC123424777 gene encoding rust resistance kinase Lr10-like — its product is MRKLLSIALLLLLPLINHGIYLATAWDDKDFFKYCPPSQCSEHGPEIRYPFCLESSNTSSCGCPGRSIRKLACSGQDTILFHPVLGPYSVSAIDYRRSSMKIFPLVDPCLVLKQKLVISRNSSSPQVDVFNDKMPSLDRFFFRSSTIVLVHCSREFAPGAADGIAGPVSCLSNTTHYFYLVDGYVETSILPLDCKVIPVSDGVGVSLTPMYQSCDPIDYPQSFKEDAETFLSSAETTVCLNEYICRQCELSGQRCAFSSQRNLPFCMPGGSHVKVIAATSSVAAFVVLLLTVATVLYLSLKTRYNAEIHLKVEMFLKTYGTSKPTRYTFSQVKKMARRFKEKVGQGGFGSVYKGKLPNGVPVAVKMLENSTGEGEVFINEVATIGLIHHANIVRLLGFCSEGMRRALIYEFMPKESLEKYIFSDDPNIFQNLLVPDKLLDIALGIARGMEYLHQGCNQRILHFDIKPHNILLDYNFNPKISDFGLAKLCRRDQSIVTLTAARGTMGYIAPEVYSRNFGGVSYKSDVFSFGMLVLEMVSGRRNSDPSTESRNDVYLPEWIYEKVINGEELALTLEATQEEKEKVRQLAMVALWCIQWNPRNRPSMTKVVNMLTGRLQSLQMPPKPFVSYENEPMM